The DNA segment TTCATTGGAAACGTTGACCCGACAGTGACGACATGAATGACGCAATCCGAGTCTTCACGGATCATCCGAACACTCAGTAACTGCGGGCGGCCATCGCTACTAGAAAACCCCGAATACCCCGACCTTGAACCGCCGATGCCGTGGGTAAGACGCCAATTCTCACCGCCTGGGATCCAAAGTCGCCAGATCAATTTCACGTCGTCCGGACTCGCGGCATCCACTTCTGAAAACTTGATGTGAAGTCTGGATGGGTCAACGACGTCAAGGACGCCTACGGACGACTCAAGCCTGACGATATCGGACTTCAGTTCCGACAGTTCAAGGTGATCGCGCAGCAGCCAAACCAACATCAAAATGATGATGACACAGCCAATCATCCGAAGAGTTTTCTTCACTCGGTCCGCCTGATCCCAAGAGAATGGTCACTCGAGCCCGCAACCCGGCCAAACGGTGCAAAATACCCGAATCGGCGACCGAATGGTCGAAAAAGGGGTTTTTGACGCCGTCATTTTGCCACCTCGGTTGCTCTGGTATCCTGACCGACATGACGCTGATTCACGCCTTCGAAATGCTGCCCGCTCCGCCCGCGTCGGTCCCCGATGTGGTCGCCGTGTTTGGTGCCGACGCCAGCCTGCGATCTTGGTCGATGCAAGCGTTGGCCGCTGGCGGCGATGTGACTCAGTTCGATGGCGAAACGACGAAGTGGGCTGATCTTCGTGACGACTTGGCGACAGCATCGCTATTCGACATGGGCGGCGGAAAGCGAACGATCATGGTTCGCGGTGCCGACAAATTTGTCAGCGACCATCGCCCGGAACTTGAAAAGTATTTGGCCAAGCCCGGATCAGCCTCGCGACTGATCCTGGACCTCGAATCGCTCGCCTCGAACACGCGAATCTATAAAGCGATACTGAAAGACCACATGCTGGTCGCGTGCGGCAACTCGACCGATGCAAAAGCAGGTGTGACAGCCGCGACTCGGCGGAAGTTCTTGACCGGCTATGTTGCCGCGCGGCACAAGACCAAAATCGAAAAGTCGGCCGCCGACGCACTGCACGAAATGCTCGGCGACGAGATCGGCATGCTCGATACCGAGATCGCAAAACTGGCGCTCTACATTGATCCGGCTGGCAAGATCGAAGAAGCGCTTGTGCGAGATGTCGTCGCCGGATGGCAAGGTAAAACGGTTTGGCAGATCACTGACGCGATCGCCGCCGGAGATGCTGCCGAGGCAATTCGCCAACTCGACAAATTGCTAAGCGGTGGTCAACGAGCAATTGCGTTGTTGCCTCAGATCGCTTGGTCTCTAAGGCGTCTAGGCATGGCCACCGCGCTTGTCGAACAGCGTGAACGGTCAGGCCGCAGAATCCAACTCGAAGACGCCCTGTCATCGGCCGGCTTCCGACGTCCCAGCGATATTCAACAAGCCAAAAAGCAACTGCTGGGTATCGGACGCGTGCGAGCACGCCAATTGCTGCCGTGGCTACTCGACGCCGACCTCCGTTTGAAGGGAACCCACAGCGCCGAAGGGCGTGACCGGTTCTTGCTCGAACAGTTGGTGATGAAGTTGGCCAAGTCGGCGAGTTAAGCTTAAGGACGCCGAAATCCCAACTACAATGGCCTGCTTAGCGTCGTCCTTGTCACGGGGGCTCGACCTCTTTTCTTAGGCTATTGCGGTGCCCCGACACTGGTTTCTAAAAACGAAACACGGAAAATCCGACCCAATCACGTCCAAGACGCTGATCCGCTTGGTGACCGCCGGCAAGGTGAAACCGGCCAGCGGGATCAGCTCGGATGGCATCGATTGGATCAAAGCCGAACAAATCAAGGGGCTGCCGTTCCCCAAAGACGAGCCGGATCGGTACTGGGTCCGAACTCGCAAAGGCGACGCGGGACCATTCACATTGCCCAAGCTTGCAAAGCTGGTTGCAGCCGGACGAGTCAAACCGGCTGCAATGGTCAGCCGAGATGGCAAACGATGGACGCAAGCCCAGCAATTCCCCGGACTCCCCTTCCCTTCTCCGGTGCAACCACCCGTCTCGGAAACGCCAACCGCAGTCCAACCGACCGAAACAATCGTTGCGACCGCCACCACCGAATCACTCAAGCTTGATATACCAGCTAACGACACGATCGAAGCTGAGGAACCGGAACTTCAAACGCCGGATACCGAGACCGTCGCCACCGAAACACCCGAACTTGAAACACCAGCCGCCGAGACAAACGACAGACCGGGACCGCTGGTCAGATCGGCTGCAGCGGCGGTTCGTGAAGCCGAATTTCTGTGCCGCTTTGGCGCCGTTGGATCCATCGATCGCCAAGCGGATTCCTCGATCGCCGTCCAAGTCCATTCAGCCAACTCGATGCGTCCCGTCACCACCATCGTGACCAGCGGACTGAGCGACTATCCGATGCAGGCCTCGGCGGGTGCGAACTCATCCCGCGCAGAATTGGTTCTCTATACCGACGATCCCAAACCCGAATCTATCCAACTGCTGCGTGAAATCGCCGAATCGACCATCCATCAAAATGACTCGATCGGGTATGGCAGCGTCTACGAACACGGATCGCCGATCTTCCCAGGAACCGAACTCGACGGCTGCCTGTTCATGATCCCCAACATCCCGTCCGATTTTGCGATTCGAAACGCCGTCGCCATCGAAGACCAACCGCTTCAATTGCTTTGGGTCGTGCCAACCACTTCGCTAGAACGCGCCCTGATCGCTCGGCAAGGCGTCGCGGTGTTCTGCCAATGGATGGACCGATTCGGCCACGGACTGCTGATCAACCCACGTCGCAGTTGCCTGGCCGCAGTCGCACGCGTGACGAACTACTAGCAAACGACCGACGCCGAAAGCCATTACATTCGGTTGCTGGTGCCCTTGGTCAGCGCCATGAAGGCAGACTCGAGGTCAAGTTCTTCTTCGTTGAAACGGCACAGGTCGATGCCATTTTCGATCAAAAGTTTTGGAAGATCGCTGTACCCGCTGACGTCGCTCTTCAGAACCACTCGCATTACCCCGTCGCCAAGTTCGCAGGCTCGGACTTTCGCGTGACCTGTTAGCAAATCCGAGATCGCCGACATCTTCTCACGATCAGCCGGTTGGATGACGAGCACCGTATGCTGGCGCACCATCCGAATCACTTCGGCCTTGGTAGCATTCTGTTTCAGCTCACCCTTGTCGATGATGCCGATCTTGTTACAGACGTCGGCAAGCTCCGGCAGAATGTGGCTGCTGACGATCACGGTCTTGCCCATCTGGCCAAGCTTGCGAAGTAGATTCCGCATCTCGATCCGGGCACGCGGGTC comes from the Rubripirellula reticaptiva genome and includes:
- the holA gene encoding DNA polymerase III subunit delta, with protein sequence MTLIHAFEMLPAPPASVPDVVAVFGADASLRSWSMQALAAGGDVTQFDGETTKWADLRDDLATASLFDMGGGKRTIMVRGADKFVSDHRPELEKYLAKPGSASRLILDLESLASNTRIYKAILKDHMLVACGNSTDAKAGVTAATRRKFLTGYVAARHKTKIEKSAADALHEMLGDEIGMLDTEIAKLALYIDPAGKIEEALVRDVVAGWQGKTVWQITDAIAAGDAAEAIRQLDKLLSGGQRAIALLPQIAWSLRRLGMATALVEQRERSGRRIQLEDALSSAGFRRPSDIQQAKKQLLGIGRVRARQLLPWLLDADLRLKGTHSAEGRDRFLLEQLVMKLAKSAS
- a CDS encoding suppressor of fused domain protein → MPRHWFLKTKHGKSDPITSKTLIRLVTAGKVKPASGISSDGIDWIKAEQIKGLPFPKDEPDRYWVRTRKGDAGPFTLPKLAKLVAAGRVKPAAMVSRDGKRWTQAQQFPGLPFPSPVQPPVSETPTAVQPTETIVATATTESLKLDIPANDTIEAEEPELQTPDTETVATETPELETPAAETNDRPGPLVRSAAAAVREAEFLCRFGAVGSIDRQADSSIAVQVHSANSMRPVTTIVTSGLSDYPMQASAGANSSRAELVLYTDDPKPESIQLLREIAESTIHQNDSIGYGSVYEHGSPIFPGTELDGCLFMIPNIPSDFAIRNAVAIEDQPLQLLWVVPTTSLERALIARQGVAVFCQWMDRFGHGLLINPRRSCLAAVARVTNY